Part of the Calliopsis andreniformis isolate RMS-2024a chromosome 12, iyCalAndr_principal, whole genome shotgun sequence genome, TCATCATGAAACTGAATAATACTTTGCAGATAATAAGTTTACAAGAAATGGCATAAGAATAATGATTCCTTCCTCCAATATTTaccaaaattttataattttttattgtaacaTTTTAAGGAAAGTCAAAAGTAATTAAATGTCTGTATAATTTTGAACAAGTCTTCTTATTGATAAGTATGTTCTATAAAGTACCAGATTTCCTTGAAATCATACACGTTATTATCAGTTTATGATGCTTTGACCTTAGATAGACATTGACCTACAGATATACAAGAAGATTCAGGTTCTTGGAAACATAAAACGTAATTGCAATGTGCTAAGTATTTTTTTACGTATAGTGCaaagtattttttatttgaaaattttgcaaAACACCTGTAAAGAAATATGTTATTTATTACTAGTAACAAAAGATAATGATGAACTTCTAGTTTTTCaaacttattattataattcatataatacaaaattatatGCATCCAATGGAAAatgataaaaaagaaaataatattgTCATAAGATTCACATAGTGTCAATCTGTACAGCCTTTTGTTGCTATAGAAACATTTATCATTTCTGGAAGCCTGCAGCTTATATAAATAGGTCAAGGATTTATTGGGAAACAAGTTCATATAATGTAACTCTTGATGTAATATCTTAAAAGTATACAGCTTATAGTTAAATTACTAGAATGATGTCTAGCAATGCGTAAAATATATGCGTAATTAATCATATGTTTCAGAAACTCAATACCACTATACGATTTTTCAATAGATCAGATTATTACACATTACATGGTAGTGATGCTTTATTTGCTGCTCAAGAAGTTTTTAAAACCACATCAGTTTGTAAAATGATAGGAGCAGGTAATACCTTAAATTTAATATGAAGCATCCAgtttatatttcatatttaactcccacataaataaaacaaatttaatGTCTGATACAGATCCATACAAAACTGAAGGTGTAATTCTGAATAAGAATCACTTTGAAGCTTTTATACGTGATTTATTGTTAGTGAAACAATATAGAATAGAAGTGTATGTTAATAAAGGATCAGCAAAAAATCATAATTGGGTCTTAGAATATAAGGGCTCTCCTGGTAATTTAGCACAGTTTGAAGATGTACTATTTGGTAATAATGATGTTGCAGTAAGTGTACGTGTAATAGCAGTGAAACTAGGAATGGAAGGGAAATCCAGAGTGAGTCACTATGAATAGTCCTGTTAAGAATCTTTCCTGGAAATACTCCCATGCACTAAATGTCATAATACTTTTTAGGTTGTAGGTTTAAGCTGTGTAGACACCACTGCAACTTTATTTTCTGTTTGTGAATTTCAAGACAACGAGTCATTTTCTAATTTAGAATCACTTGTTGTTACTATTGCTCCTAAAGAATGTTTATTGATTCATGGTGAAGGTAGTTACGAATTTCAAGCTCTGAAACAGGTATATGAATTAAATGCTTCTTCTATGTAGAATTAAGTCTTCATTTGAATAAAAGTGACcaaagatttatttatttttatagttAATGGAACGAAATAATATAATGGTCACATTAAGAAAAAAGAATGAATTTTCCAGTGAGTCAATTGTACAAGACTTAAATActttaataaaattcaaaaagggCCAACAGCAGACTGTACAGTCTTTACCTGAATTCAATTTAAATCTTGCCATGTCAGCTACTTCTGCTCTCATAAAATATCTAGATGTAAGTATTATGCAATTCTATTAACAGAGAACAACTGTTTTGTGTAATAATCTAACTCTCCATCTTTTGTATTATCAGTTAACATCTGATGAAGGAAACTTGGGTCAATTTAGTATGGATCAGATTGAACAGTCACGGTATTTGAGATTAGATGCTGCCGCTATTAAGGCACTTAACATTGAACCGCGTAATGATACTCCTTCTGCACTGAGTGGAAGTGCACCTACGAGTATTTTCGCTCTTTTAGATAAATGTAGAACAGCTCAAGGTCATAGGCTTCTTGCACAATGGATTCGGCAACCCTTAAAAGATTTGTCTCTTATAAAAGAAAGACATGACATTGTGGAAACATTGGTAAATGATAATGAATTACGATCAAATCTCAGCGAAGATCATTTAAGACGTATACCCGATTTACAAGTGCTCGCAAAAAAGTTGGCGAGGAAAAAAGCAACTTTACAAGACTGTTACAAGTAAGTACACTGTTTCACATATAATCtgtttatatgtacatatttatcATGTATTGTAGGTCACGATTTACTTGAATTCTTCTTATTACAGAATTTACATGAGTATGTCCCATTTACCAAGTTTAGTGGAGCAGTTGTCCAATGTAAATGTAGTGGCCTTGAAAACATTATTTACTGATCCCTTAACTGAACTTATCAAAGATATGGATAAATTCCAGCAAATGGTTGAACAAACAGTTGATTTAGAAGCCGCTGGGAAAGGAGATTTTTTAGTACGATCTGAATTTGATGATGAATTAAAAGGTACAAGCAATTTGTAACTGTAACTAAAATGGTTCATGAATTTTATGTAtgcttaattaattaatttcgtaTTATTAGTGTTAAAAAATACTATGGACGAAACAGAACGAAAAATACAAATACTATTGGGAAAAGTTGCTGATGATCTTTCCATAGAAGCTggtaaaatattaaaactagAAAATAATCAACAATTTGGCTATTATTTCCGTGTCACATTAAAAGAAGAAAGAGTGCTAAGGAATAAAAAGCATTATACTATTTTGGATTCTAATAAAAGCGGTGTACGATTTCGAAGTAATAAATTAAATGATCTTAACGATGAATACCTCGCATCTAGAGATAAATATACAGCAGAGCAGAAGAAAGTAGTGGcagaaataattgaaattgCAGGTTTGTATACATTGTATTaatttactttaaaaaaaaCTTCCACTactaaattatatttattgcaCGTATAGCTGGTTATAGTAATCCATTAAAAGCTATTGGACAAGTATTAGCATGCCTTGATGTGCTCAATGCCTTTGCTTCTGCTGCTGTAAATGCTAATAAACCTTACGTTCGTCCGGAAATGCTACCTAGTGAATCAGGAGAATTGAATCTTATTCAAGTTCGACATCCATGTTTGGAGATCCAAGAAGGAGTTGATTACATAGCTAATGATATTAATTTTAAGAGAGGTGAGAGATACATTAAGATTTATACAATGTCTACATGTTAATTGTcggatattttttataataattattaaaattgtagGAGAGTGTCATTTTTGTATTATAACTGGTCCAAATATGGGAGGTAAAAGTACTTACATTAGGTCTGCTGGAGTTGCTGCATTAATGGCACACATAGGAAGCTTTGTTCCCTGTGATAAAGCAAGGATATCTTTACTAGATTGCATCTTAGCCCGTGTAGGTGCCGATGATTCACAATTAAAAGGACTCTCTACGTTCATGATGGAAATGATAGAAACCGCTGCTATATTAAAGGTAAATCTAAATGATACTAATGTACAGAGGATAAGGATATTTATATATGAaattttgtatatttcttatAGACGGCAACATGTAATTCTCTTGTATTAATTGATGAACTGGGTAGAGGAACATCTACTTACGAAGGTTGTGGCATAGCATGGTCAATTGCAGAGTACTTAGCAAAAGAAGTTGAATGTTATTGCCTTTTTGCAACACATTTTCATGAAATTACTAATTTAGAAGAAGAAGTACCTGCTGTTAAAAACCAACATGTTACAGCACTCGTCGATGATAATAAATTAACATTGTTGTATAAAGTGAAGCCAGGCATATGCGACCAAAGTTTTGGAATACACGTTGCTAAAATGGCCAATTTCCCGCAAGATGTGATAGAGGTACAGTTGTTTCCAGTGTTCTTTACTACATTGAATTGAATGATTTTGTAATTATGAAAAATTGATTCTCGATTTTAGTTTGCTAAACGCAAGCAAGCGGAACTCGAAGATTACCAAGGATCAATTTTTGAAGGATCAGATAATCCACAAAAGAAACAAAAGATCATTAAGGTAATATAATTCATTTTCTATGATTTCactgtaatcaataatcaagtaCTACATAACATGATTGCAGGAAGCTGAAGAGCTTATAACAGAATTTATTACTAAATGTAAAACATTGGACAAATCTCTGTCGGATGAAGACCTAAAGGACAATCTTTCAACGCTTAAAAAAGACATTTTATCTCATAAGAATCCTTATATAGAAGCACTTCTTACTGCTTTATGAATGATTACATGATCCTATCACGTAATTAAACAATCAGTATTTTACGTACaaattttaatactcaatttcattaaCGAAAAGATACTGCGATACTCCGTAAATACTGTATTCattcattatttattattgtttattgctattttttttaattaaaagttaACGCCAATTTCTCTAGTAACATTTCATATTCAAACTCTGAAAAGCTCCAAAGTTCAAGGGTTGATTTGAAACGGCATGAAtggcgtggcgtggcgtggcgtggcgtggcgtggcgtggcgtggcgtggcgtggcgtggcgtggcgtggcgtggcgtggcgtggcgtggcgtggcgtggcgtggcgtggcCCTTTCTCGACTTTTACAGTCTTtttttataatagtcatgatcgaAATTTATGGAAATAGATATAATTTACTTTCCTATAAAAGTATATTATTAAATagaattatataaaaatgttAACATATTTCTCAGTAATGAGTCACAATATTCAGATCGTATCTAGTTTGAAATGTTCCCGGTAATATCTAATTTAAATTCCTATCGCTTGTAGCGTTATGATCTTTTTCTGGACTGAATTGGTAACGTCGGGTGTGACACCAAAATGGTAATCCACTATTTCACTATAGAGTTCTAGTGTCGTACTAGAAAGGATAAGGTGGATGATGGTCTAGTTTATATTTATTTCATGCTGATTTTAAAcattgaaaattcattcatttcatattgtgtttattaataattatggaTCCTATGATATTACCCGAAGAAGTTTGgataaaaattttattatactGTGATGTACCTGATATTATTGCTTTTGGAAGAACATGTAAATACCTAAAAAAAACTTCAGATACTGAGTACTTATGGTATGCTTaaggttatatttatgtttaatcAGATTAGGAATTAATATGTAGTTGTTCAATAATTAACACGTTTTACACCTTTTTTTTCAGGAGAATAAAGTGGCTAGAATTAATTTCGAAAGTATACTTCAGATTTCCAGATATAAAATGTCTGCAATCACTTAATGTCAGTTTCAAAGCTATGTGTTATAGGTTGTATATGATAACAACATTACCAGAGGGTGTTCGTTTTTCAAAATGCTATCATTGCAGTAGTTATACGTGCCAAAGAAGTTGTGTTGAAAGTTCTATTGAAAAAGTTGTAATTGAAATTGGAAATAAATATACATGGGTTACTAAACCACCTGATTTATGTGGTGTAATAACAAAACATTTCTCTATGTTTGCTGTACCTAAGCATATTAATGAAATGTATGTAGAACAAATGCAAACACACAATGCTTCAAATATTGATTCAAATGTCAGTGGTCCATTTTGTATTATTTGTAACCCAATGAAAGTATGCAGAGATAAAAACAGATTAATCAGACATGAAAATGATCCATCATGTTATACAAAGACAAATCCAATGTATGAAGAACTTATAAATGGATATTGCATGGATGCTGTAAAAGTATTAGGAATTTCAAATGTTGACCTTGTTAGCCCAGCAGAGGCATTATTAAAGGATGGAGCATTTCCTGTTCTTAAAACATTTATTGACCATTTATTTCATAAGGCGGGTCTGACTAAAATATTGAGAGAACCTAATGCAGTACTAATGTTTTGTGAACCACTAGCTATGCATCCAACACTCAGAAAACAATTATTGCATTACTTATTTGAAGAAGTTAAAATAGCAAGGTGTGGTAAAAAAACTGTAATGAAAAAATTCACTTCTAAGCgatcattttaaaaaatattataactaGAACCAATTCGTATAATTTGTAGGGTATGTCTGTATCCGAAACCTTTGGCAACATGTTCAATAATGGATATGGACACTTGTGTGGTTGTTGATAGCGGTGCTCTTAAAACAACTGTAGCTGTTGTAATTGGAGGACGTGTTATACCCAAACGCTGG contains:
- the Spel1 gene encoding DNA mismatch repair protein spel1, which translates into the protein MKLNNTLQIIRKSKVIKCLYNFEQVFLLISMFYKVPDFLEIIHIDIDLQIYKKIQVLGNIKRNCNVLSIFLRIVQSIFYLKILQNTCKEICYLLLVTKDNDELLVFQTYYYNSYNTKLYIHIVSICTAFCCYRNIYHFWKPAAYINRSRIYWETSSYNVTLDNDKLNTTIRFFNRSDYYTLHGSDALFAAQEVFKTTSVCKMIGADPYKTEGVILNKNHFEAFIRDLLLVKQYRIEVYVNKGSAKNHNWVLEYKGSPGNLAQFEDVLFGNNDVAVSVRVIAVKLGMEGKSRVVGLSCVDTTATLFSVCEFQDNESFSNLESLVVTIAPKECLLIHGEGSYEFQALKQLMERNNIMVTLRKKNEFSSESIVQDLNTLIKFKKGQQQTVQSLPEFNLNLAMSATSALIKYLDLTSDEGNLGQFSMDQIEQSRYLRLDAAAIKALNIEPRNDTPSALSGSAPTSIFALLDKCRTAQGHRLLAQWIRQPLKDLSLIKERHDIVETLVNDNELRSNLSEDHLRRIPDLQVLAKKLARKKATLQDCYKIYMSMSHLPSLVEQLSNVNVVALKTLFTDPLTELIKDMDKFQQMVEQTVDLEAAGKGDFLVRSEFDDELKVLKNTMDETERKIQILLGKVADDLSIEAGKILKLENNQQFGYYFRVTLKEERVLRNKKHYTILDSNKSGVRFRSNKLNDLNDEYLASRDKYTAEQKKVVAEIIEIAAGYSNPLKAIGQVLACLDVLNAFASAAVNANKPYVRPEMLPSESGELNLIQVRHPCLEIQEGVDYIANDINFKRGECHFCIITGPNMGGKSTYIRSAGVAALMAHIGSFVPCDKARISLLDCILARVGADDSQLKGLSTFMMEMIETAAILKTATCNSLVLIDELGRGTSTYEGCGIAWSIAEYLAKEVECYCLFATHFHEITNLEEEVPAVKNQHVTALVDDNKLTLLYKVKPGICDQSFGIHVAKMANFPQDVIEFAKRKQAELEDYQGSIFEGSDNPQKKQKIIKEAEELITEFITKCKTLDKSLSDEDLKDNLSTLKKDILSHKNPYIEALLTAL
- the LOC143185798 gene encoding actin-like protein 7B isoform X1; the encoded protein is MDPMILPEEVWIKILLYCDVPDIIAFGRTCKYLKKTSDTEYLWRIKWLELISKVYFRFPDIKCLQSLNVSFKAMCYRLYMITTLPEGVRFSKCYHCSSYTCQRSCVESSIEKVVIEIGNKYTWVTKPPDLCGVITKHFSMFAVPKHINEMYVEQMQTHNASNIDSNVSGPFCIICNPMKVCRDKNRLIRHENDPSCYTKTNPMYEELINGYCMDAVKVLGISNVDLVSPAEALLKDGAFPVLKTFIDHLFHKAGLTKILREPNAVLMFCEPLAMHPTLRKQLLHYLFEEVKIARVCLYPKPLATCSIMDMDTCVVVDSGALKTTVAVVIGGRVIPKRWRLLPVGGWHVAYHLKQAMHWQLKEENEIPISYLDKVEVKKKCRLSYNIKNEEKPGEQKFREQINVPADWHAAERQFWRVSLGSELYIAPEMMYINLGLPQVIKDITSGLSEELLYDCLSNILLTGGNTSLSGFHLRLAKDLRELLPEYSQILEVRGYPGLHTWSAIGSTYVSLTVHPGKTPPEYVEGSPFWLSREEYVLFGCESLES
- the LOC143185798 gene encoding actin-related protein 6-like isoform X2 is translated as MDPMILPEEVWIKILLYCDVPDIIAFGRTCKYLKKTSDTEYLWRIKWLELISKVYFRFPDIKCLQSLNVSFKAMCYRLYMITTLPEGVRFSKCYHCSSYTCQRSCVESSIEKVVIEIGNKYTWVTKPPDLCGVITKHFSMFAVPKHINEMYVEQMQTHNASNIDSNVSGPFCIICNPMKVCRDKNRLIRHENDPSCYTKTNPMYEELINGYCMDAVKVLGISNVDLVSPAEALLKDGAFPVLKTFIDHLFHKAGLTKILREPNAVLMFCEPLAMHPTLRKQLLHYLFEEVKIARVCLYPKPLATCSIMDMDTCVVVDSGALKTTVAVVIGGRVIPKRWRLLPVGGWHVAYHLKQAMHWQLKEENEIPISYLDKVEVKKKCRLSYNIKNEEKPGEQKFREQINVPADWHAAERQFWRVSLGSELYIAPEMMYINLGLPQVIKDITSGLSEELLYDCLSNILLTGGNTSLSGFHLRLAKDLRELLPEYSQILEVRGYPGLHTWSAIGSTYVSLTVHPEGSPFWLSREEYVLFGCESLES